A window of Eubacteriaceae bacterium ES3 contains these coding sequences:
- a CDS encoding glycoside hydrolase family 3 C-terminal domain-containing protein, producing the protein MEDGLVKKIRRAMNLEEMVALCSGKTEWETESFPKYGIEAVQMADGPHGMRVEIISPELGIPEAKPATCFPPAVLSACSWDLQLLEKIGETIGLEARSMEVDLILGPGINIKRSPLCGRNFEYFSEDPFLSGKLGLSFVKGAQSVGVGSTIKHYLANNQETRRMTVDEKIDIRALREIYLKPFELVLKESKPMAIMCSYNSINGKFVSQSHRFLTRILRNEWGFKGIVMSDWGAVYDRVSGVVAGMDLEMPGNGGINDQKIFNRIKDGKLRITILNEMVERLIRFSFEARENRKSYPYVSSIDFRNHHELAKEAAVESIVLLKNQDSILPIKKDKVRKIGVIGSQAFDPRFQGAGSSRVNATHIDSPYERIKHIAGEDFSVFPSQGYINNNVTEQIFLQEQAVELAKNMDLVLLFVGLPDEEESEGFDRTDLKLPQKQYNLLKAVTEIQKNTVVILSNGGIIDCSWENRVKGIVETFLAGQAGGSALAELLFGHTNFSGKLAETIPMKLQDTPAYINFPGLQNEVIYGESIFVGYRYYDYKKINVRFPFGFGLSYTNFSIEKNKIPQLSIKKDDTLQVTCTVKNFGESDGKETIQLYVGKSDTTIIRPVRELKAFKKVFLKSGSTMEVNFDLNISDFSYYSATNQQWEFESGKHEIYIGNSSRNLPVVYAIEIQEEMIPYINQYSYLSDFEKTERGQRILDVLMLGFNEYLGDSLNKNDQFFMTMLKGTPLRKLIEFSKGLFTEKSIEKIINLANSDSSLENLSFDALIENENDKKGFFSQLFGGKDKELTIYSKVKDIVADDDAMEIIRRHFDEVVLNSEYLQMAINLGITFDKAQKLVPDEFFSDEKLYEIEKEFKSLKKK; encoded by the coding sequence ATGGAGGATGGTTTAGTCAAAAAGATCAGAAGAGCGATGAATCTGGAAGAGATGGTTGCTTTGTGTTCCGGTAAAACAGAATGGGAAACAGAAAGTTTTCCCAAATACGGAATTGAAGCGGTTCAGATGGCTGATGGACCGCATGGTATGCGAGTTGAGATCATCTCACCAGAACTTGGAATACCTGAAGCCAAACCAGCAACTTGTTTTCCTCCTGCCGTTCTCTCTGCCTGCTCCTGGGATTTGCAATTATTGGAAAAAATAGGAGAGACAATCGGACTGGAAGCAAGGTCAATGGAAGTTGATTTGATTCTAGGTCCTGGAATAAATATTAAAAGATCTCCACTTTGTGGTCGAAACTTTGAGTACTTTTCGGAAGATCCTTTTTTATCTGGCAAACTAGGTTTAAGTTTTGTTAAGGGAGCTCAGTCCGTCGGAGTTGGTTCCACTATAAAACACTACCTTGCTAACAATCAGGAAACCCGGCGTATGACAGTTGATGAAAAAATTGATATCCGGGCTCTTAGAGAAATTTACCTTAAGCCTTTTGAACTGGTTTTAAAAGAATCAAAACCGATGGCAATAATGTGTTCTTACAATAGCATAAACGGTAAATTTGTATCCCAGTCCCATCGTTTTTTAACAAGAATTCTGCGGAATGAATGGGGATTTAAAGGCATTGTCATGTCTGACTGGGGAGCAGTATACGATCGAGTTAGCGGAGTTGTTGCCGGGATGGATCTTGAAATGCCTGGAAATGGCGGGATTAACGATCAGAAGATTTTTAATCGAATAAAAGATGGTAAGCTTCGGATTACTATTCTGAATGAAATGGTAGAGAGATTAATTCGGTTCTCCTTTGAAGCTCGTGAAAATCGTAAAAGTTATCCTTACGTTTCCTCTATTGATTTTAGAAATCATCATGAGTTAGCAAAAGAAGCAGCAGTTGAAAGTATAGTCCTATTAAAAAATCAGGACTCCATTTTACCCATTAAGAAAGATAAGGTAAGGAAAATAGGTGTAATTGGCAGCCAGGCTTTTGATCCTCGTTTTCAGGGAGCCGGCAGTTCAAGAGTAAATGCAACTCATATCGATTCTCCTTACGAACGGATTAAACATATTGCTGGTGAGGATTTCTCTGTTTTTCCAAGTCAAGGCTATATTAACAACAATGTGACTGAACAGATTTTTTTGCAGGAACAAGCTGTAGAACTTGCCAAAAATATGGATCTCGTACTATTGTTTGTTGGACTACCAGACGAGGAGGAATCAGAAGGATTTGATCGAACAGATCTTAAATTGCCTCAAAAGCAGTACAATCTTTTAAAAGCTGTTACGGAAATTCAGAAAAATACTGTAGTAATCCTCTCTAACGGTGGAATTATTGATTGTTCCTGGGAAAACCGAGTAAAAGGAATTGTCGAAACATTTTTAGCCGGCCAGGCTGGTGGTTCTGCATTAGCTGAACTTCTTTTTGGACATACAAATTTTTCCGGAAAACTAGCTGAGACAATACCAATGAAATTACAGGATACCCCTGCCTATATTAATTTCCCTGGGCTTCAGAATGAAGTAATATACGGAGAAAGTATTTTTGTTGGTTACCGATATTATGATTATAAGAAAATAAATGTACGATTTCCGTTTGGATTTGGTTTAAGTTATACAAACTTTTCAATTGAAAAAAATAAAATACCTCAACTATCTATAAAGAAAGATGACACACTTCAAGTAACTTGTACAGTTAAAAATTTCGGTGAATCAGACGGAAAAGAAACCATACAATTGTATGTTGGTAAATCAGATACGACCATTATTCGACCAGTTAGGGAATTAAAAGCATTTAAAAAGGTATTTCTTAAATCTGGTTCAACTATGGAAGTTAACTTTGATCTAAATATAAGTGACTTCTCATATTATAGTGCGACAAATCAGCAGTGGGAATTTGAGTCTGGGAAACACGAAATCTATATTGGCAACTCCAGCCGCAACCTTCCAGTAGTATATGCTATCGAAATTCAAGAGGAAATGATTCCATATATTAATCAATATTCCTATTTAAGTGATTTCGAGAAAACTGAGCGAGGACAAAGGATTCTTGATGTTCTAATGCTTGGTTTCAATGAATACCTGGGAGATAGTTTAAATAAAAATGACCAGTTTTTTATGACTATGTTAAAAGGCACACCACTTCGAAAACTGATCGAATTTTCAAAAGGTTTGTTCACTGAAAAAAGTATCGAAAAGATTATCAATCTGGCAAATTCTGACAGCTCACTCGAAAACCTCAGTTTTGACGCACTAATTGAAAATGAAAATGATAAAAAGGGATTTTTCAGTCAGCTTTTCGGCGGAAAAGATAAGGAACTCACCATCTATTCAAAAGTCAAAGACATTGTTGCTGATGATGACGCAATGGAAATCATCAGACGGCACTTTGATGAGGTTGTTTTAAACAGCGAATATCTCCAAATGGCTATAAATTTGGGTATTACCTTTGATAAAGCACAAAAACTTGTTCCTGACGAATTTTTTTCTGATGAAAAATTATATGAAATTGAAAAAGAATTTAAATCACTGAAGAAAAAATAA